The window CATGGAGCGCATGCGCCAGGCTCGCGGCCGGGTGGTGGACCCCAATACCGAGGATCCCGGCCCGTCCAAGAAGCGCCCGCCGCGGACGGGGGGCTGATATGGAGTGTGGACATTCTGTCCACGCTGCGTCGACGGAACGTCGACACTCCTTAATGTCACGAAGCCTGCATTGGACGAAACGCCAGTCGCGGTTAGGGTGGCTCCTATGGCGACGGAGCGACGCAATGTGATCGGCGGAGTCCTGCAAGCTTGCTCGACCAAGCCAATGACCGGTTTCTTCCGCGACGGCTGCTGCCGCACCGGTCGCGGCGATGTCGGCGTCCACGTCATCTGCGCGAGCGTGACGGAGGAATTCCTAGCGTGGTCCAAGGCCCGCGGGAACGACCTCAGCACGCCGCGCCCGGAGTTCGACTTTCCCGGCCTGAAGCCCGGCGACCGCTGGTGCCTGTGTGCCGCCCGCTGGAAGGAGGCGCTGGATCAGGGCCATGCGCCCGCCGTGGTGCTGGAGGCAACCCACGAATCGGCGCTCGAATTCGTCGATCTCGCCGACCTGCGGGCGCACGCGATGCGGTGATTTGCGGGGAACTCGCAATTCATTCCGCTGGGCAGGACTGGCGACTCCCGGCGTTCCGGGACGTTCCGGAAACAGGCTAACATGGCGTTGCTGGAGGCTTCCCCCGAGCGCGCGGGAGCCGGGCTGCCCCTAACTGCGGGGTGACGTGGGAGCTTGGAATGACTTCCGCACCATCGGCACGGTCGATGACCTGCCGGCTGTCGATGTCACCGACGGTTCCCCGTTGAATGCCGTGGTGGTCCGGATTCCGCGTAGCAACGCCGGAGTCGACGGAAAGCTCTTCGGCCGCGTCGTAGCCACCAAGCAGCCCTGAGATGGTCTCGAGGTGCGGGTCGTCTTGCCGGACTGCCGGCGCCTTGCTTCAAAGCGCCGTGGCCGAGGGAAGCGGGCAGACCTCCATGCCTTGGATCAATCCCTGCGCCATGGTGAAGCGATGTCCTACCCGCTCATCGGCTAGAACGGTTCCTGTCAGGTCGCGCACGACCTGATGCACCTCGACGAGGATCTGCCCCGAGTCCTGCGGGTAGAAAGCCAGCGGCTCCACCTTCGGGTCGATCTCGCTCCACTGCTCCGTCCAGTAGGCACGGACCTCATCGGGGCCACGGACGAACCCGCCTTTGAACGCTCGCGGCCAAGCCACGTCGGGCGTCATGAGAGGGAGGGCGGCGTCAATGTCCCGCGCGTTGAAGGCCGCGTAGGCTGCGCGGAGCAGGTCGATTTCTGGTGAGCTGGTCATAAGCGGGGGGGGCTCTACTTCGGCCGGTGCGGCTCGAAGGTCATGGCGCGCTCGTGGTCGCGGGCTTTGGCGGCGCGGCGGGCTTCCCTGAAGAAGTAATCCTGGGCGCGGAATTTCTTTTCTCCGTCGGCGGGCTTCAGACGCTCCGACGAGCCATCGGGCAGGATCTTCGAGGCCTGGGTGTTGTCTTGGAAGCACGACTCTAACAGGCGCAGCAGGCGGCGGCGTGCGCGGCTGTCCTCGACCGGCACCATCAGCTCGACGCGGCGGTCGAGATTGCGGCCCATCCAGTCGGCGGAGGCGATAAAGATCTCGGGATCGCCGCCGTGGTGGAAGTAGAAGATCCGGGCGTGCTCAAGGTAGCGGTCGATGATTGAGACGACGCGGATGTTCTTCGAGTGCCTCGCGTCGCCGGTCTTCAGGCAGCAGAGGCCGCGGACGTTCAGCTTGATTTCCACGCCAGCCTTCGACGCCTGATAGAGCGCGGCGATGATGTCCGGGTCCTGGAGTGAATTCACCTTCGCGAGGATGCGTGCGGGTTCGCCTTGGCGGGCGCGCCCGGCTTCGGAGGCGATCAGGTCGAGCAGGCGCGGCTTCATCGCCGTGGGTGCGGGGACGAACCGCTGGAAGCGCAGCAGCTTCGAGCGACCGGTGACGGCATTGAAGAACAGCGAGGCGTCGGAGCCGTATTCCGGCCGGCAGGTGAGCAGGGAAATATCGGTGTAGAGGCGGGCGGTGCTCTCGTTGTAGTTGCCGGTGCCGAGGTGGACGTAGCGGCGCAGGCGGCCGTCCTCGCGGCGGACCACGAGGCAGATCTTCGCGTGGGTTTTGAGGCCCTTCACGCCATACACGATCTGCGCTCCGGCGCGCTGGAGTTCCTCGGCGCGGAGCAGGTTGCGCGCTTCGTCGAAGCGGGCCTTTAGCTCGACCAGCACGGTCACGGCCTTGCCGTTCTCCGCCGCGCGGATCAGGGCGTCGATGATCCGCGACTGCTTTGCGGTGCGGTAGAGGACCTGCTTGATCGAGACGACCTGTGGGTCATTGGCGGCTTCCTCGACCAGGCGCATCACGGGTTCGAAGCTCTCGTAGGGATGGTGCAGCAGCAGGTCGCGGCGGCCGATCGCGTCGAAGATCGAATCGCCCGGTTCCAGATCCGGCGAGGGTTGGGAGGGCCAGTCCTCATCGCGCAGGTGATCGAAGCCGGGGGTGAAGGCGAGATCCATGAAGCCGGAGAGCGCCAGCGGCCCGGCAAGGCGGTAGGTGCCTTCCGAGGGCGCACCGCAGACTTCCTGGATCACCTTCGCCAAGTCGCGAGGCAGTGTGGCGGGAAGCTCCAACCGCACGGTGCCGGAGAGCTTGCGCGCGGCGAGGACATCTTCCATCTCTCCGGCCAGGTCGTCGGCGTCTTCTTCTTGCACGGCGATATCGCCATTGCGGGTGACGCGGAAGCAGGCGGTCGCCTCGACAACCTCGCCGGGGAACAACTCTCCGGCGTGGCGTGCCACCACGTCCTCGATCAGCACGAAGGCGACGCCTTCGGCATCTCCGACGGAAACCCGGCGACCGAGTCCGTCGGGGATCGGGATCAGGGCGTGGCGGATCGCGCCGGTCTCGCCATCGGCGATGCGGCAGGCGACGATGAGTTGCAGCGCGGGCACCAGCGGCGGCTCCTCGCCCGAGACCACTGCCAGCGGCGTGAGCAGCGGCGAAATCGAATCGTGGAAGGCCTCGGCCACCTTGTTGGTCTGCGCCGGGGAAAGATCCTTCGTGTCTAACAGGCGAATCCCGGACTCATGGAGCGCGGGGCAGAGCACCTTGGTGAAAAGCTCATACTGGTCCTCGGTCATCTGCTGCACCCGCTTGCGGATCGCGGCAAGCTGCTGGACCGGGGTGAGGCCAGAGGGGTCGGGGTTCTTCCGGCCGCTGCGGCGCAGCAGGATCAGGCTGCCCACGCGAACCTGGAAGAACTCATCGAGGTTCGAAGCGGAGATCGCCAGGAACTTCACCCGCTCTAACAGCGGAAGGTCGCTCCGCAGCGCCTCGTTCAGCACGCGCTGGTTGAATTCCAGCCAGGACAGCTCGCGGTTGATGAAGGGAAGCTGCATAGATGGTAGATGGGAGATCGTGGATGGTAGATGAAAGGCAATCGTGCGGGGCGCTGGCAGGGGGCTTCTGGCATTTTCATCTACGATCTGCCATCTCCCATCTGCCATCTTTGGCTACCCCGCGTCATCGATCACGACTTCGAGGCCGAAGACCTGCTCGAACAAGTCCGCCTTCGACGCCATGGCGAGACGCTCCACTGCCGCGTCATGCAGACCGGGAAGGGCGAGTCGCAGGCGGCGGTCGTCGCGGCGGACGATGATTTCATGCACCCGCTGGTCGTGCGTCCGCTCCAAGGCATCGGCGACGCGGAGCAGGGCGGACAGCTTCGCGACGCGGATACGATCGACGGTGTCGAGGTCGCGGTAGTTCGGGTGATCGGTGCGCGGGCCGGAGTGGCGGTGGTAGCGGGCGATCATCGCGATCATGTTGATATCGAGCCGGTCGAGCCCGAAGATCTCGCTGTTGAGGATGATGTATTCCGAGTGCTTGTGGTGGGCGCGCGGGCTGACGAAGGTGCCGACCTCGTGGAGGATCGCGGCGACTTGCAGTAGCATGGCATCGTGCTTGGTCATGCCGTGCAGGTCCTGCAGCTCGGTGAAGAGGTGGTGGCAAAGCTTCCCGACATGCTCGCCGTGCCGCGGGTCGGACTGATAGCGGGAGGCGAGGATTTTCGCGGAGCGCAGCACTTCCTGGTCCAAGGTGCCGGCGAGGCTGCCTGAGACCAGCAGGTCTAACAAGATGCCCTGCTCGTAGTCGCTCGCAGGGACGTGAAGTTCCTTCAGGCCGAAGGTTTCGGCGATGGCGAGGTTGGTCTCCAGCGCCGGCAGCAGCGCCTCGGCGGTCTGATAGTCGATCTGGTAGCGATTGACCAAATCCAGCTCGCTCATCTGCGAGGCTTCGACCGCGAGCTTCTGAAGCGCCTTCGTGGAGACCGCGGTGCCGGCGGCTCCTTTGGTGAGCTGGCGGGCGATCTGTTGGATTTCGTAGCCGATGACGACCAGCCCTTCGAGCGTCACGTCGTGGTAGTCGAAGCGCATCTGGGCGAGGTTGCCGGAGGTGTGCTCGCGGATCACGCGCAGCATGGATGGGCCTTCGGCGTGGGATGCGTCGGTCGCCTCCCTGGTGCGGTGCGTGCCCAGCCGGTAGCTGGTGTAGCGGGTGATCGCTCCATCCTGGAACAGCAGCGCGCGGGTATTTCCGGGGCCGACGTGGACCACCAGCGCGCAGCGGCGCTTCATCGCCGGGGTGTCTTTCAGGCGGCGGCGGGTCTTGAGATAGATCAGCCGGGTCATCTCGCCGTCGTCGATCGGATTGATCGACAGCCCGCAGGCGATGCGGATGCGGTTGAGGAAAATATCGTGATTGGTGGCCTCGATCAGGATGTTCGTCGCCACCGCGCGGGTCACCTGACGGCCATCGGCCCCGTATTCCGAGAGCGCGTGCTGATAGTCGTGGAGGATCTCGACGATGCGCTCGGTGGTTTCCGCGCTGACTTTTCCGTGGCGGAAGACGTCGCGGGCGAGGGGGGCTGGCTGCTCCAGGAAATCCACGGCCTGGTGGGTCCCGTCCGGCAGGGTTTCCGCGACCATCATCGACACGGAACTCGCTCCGACGTGGATCGCGGTGACGAGCGAACCGGGGGCGTCGGAGACGGGCGTGGCAGGCATCGCCCGAAGACAGCGCGGGAATCCCCGGCTTTCAATGACGAATGTGTGACGGACCTTTCCGAAAACGAGTCCATGCTTGCCAGTGTGGCAGCTCGCCCGGAACATGCAGCCCGATGAAAATCGGCGACGCGCTGAAACACTACCGGGTGAAACCTGGCGACAAGGTGGCCCTTTCCGCCATCAATGCGGCCGACGCCTCGCTCTACGAGGGCGGCAAATCGGCCTCGCTGGAGCTGTTTGACGAGCTGCGCGACGAGCTCCAGGAACTGCAAAAGGTTCTCTACGCGCAGAACAAGCACCGCGTCCTCATCGTGCTCCAGGCGATGGACAGCGGTGGGAAGGACGGCTGCGTGAAACACGTTTTCTCCCGCGTGGACCCGCAGGGCGTGAACGTGAAGGCCTTCAAAAAGCCGAGCGAGGAGGAGTTGGCGCACGATTTCCTGTGGCGCGTCCACCAGCACGTGCCGGGGAATGGCCAGATCGTCATCTTCAATCGCAGCCACTATGAGGACATCCTCGCGGTGCGGGTGAAGAAGCTTTTCGGCGACGAGGTCTGGAAACGCCGCTACCGCCATGTGATTGAGTTCGAGCGGATGCTGGCGGAGGAGGGGACCACGATCATCAAGTTGTTCCTCCACATTTCGAAGGACGAGCAGAAGCGCCGGCTGGAGTCGCGCCTCGCCAACCCGGCGAAGTACTGGAAATTCAATCCCGACGATCTCTCCGACCGCGCCCGCTGGGATGATTTCCAGAAGGGCTACGAGGATCTCATTGAGAAAACGAGCACCGACCAGGCGCCGTGGTTCATCATCCCCGGCGACCGCAAGTGGTACCGCAACCTCGTAGTGGCCCGCATCATGGTGGACGTTCTGCGGGGCTTGAAGATGGAGTTCCCGACGGTGAATTGGGACCCGCGATCGGTGGTCATCGAGTGACATGAAGCGCCGCTCTTTTTCCTACATCGCCTTTTCCGCCCTGCTCGCTGCCTGCGGTGGTGGCCTGAAGCCCAACCCGCCGCCGGCGGAGGTGGAGCTCGATCCCTACCGGCCGGTGATGGCGAACCGGATCAATACCGTGCTCTATTCCCGCCGCTCAAAGGAGCAGATGCTGCTGGATCTCGCGGCTCTGGGTGTGATGGTGGGAATGAAGTTCGCGGACTTCAAGGAGGAGAGCAAAATCGACGATTGGTTCGGCGAGGAATCGGAATTCCTGCCAACGCGCTACACCTCCCTGACCTGCGGGCTTTCTCCGGTGGTCGATCCCGACGGCAAGATCATCGGGCTCTACCGGAATCGGAAGCTGATCGACGGGAAGATGCACGAGGAGATGGCGCTCCGGCCGGAAGGCTGAGGCTTGCGACAGATTGCCAGCTTCCCGGCGTTATGTAGGGTATGGTGAGGAAATGAACCGGCCCGGAAATACCAAGCGCAGGAGGATCAAGCGACGGCTTGCGATTGCCGGAGTCGTGCTCGCTGTGCTGGGCGTGGTTTCATGCGGGTTCACCACGCGGCTCGTTTCGGAAGCAATCGTGCAACCGGCGCGAAAGGGCGTCGCAGCCCCCTTGCCGGAGGATTTGGCCGCCCGAACTTTCGTGTTGCCGGACAAGGTGGAGATGCGCGTTTGGGAAGCCCGCCCGAATGAGCTGCCGAAGGCGGCAATGCTGGTGCTGCACGGCGTTTCCGACTCGAAAGCCAGCCAGGTGGAAACCTTGCGCTACCTCGCCCGCCGGGGTGTTTTTGCCCTGGCGCCCGATTTCAGGGCCCATGGCGACAGCGGCGGTAAGTTCGCCACCTACGGCTATCTGGAGAAGAAGGACCTCACCCTGCTGCGCAAGGTCGTCGAAAAGGAGTTTCCCGGCATCCCGGTCGGACTATGGGGCACTTCGTATGGGGGTGCGGTCGCCTTGCAGGCGATGGGCGCGGACGAGAATTTCGACTTCGCCATCATCGAGAGCACGTTCGCCGACCTGCGTGAAATCGCGCGGGATCAGGTCACCATGCGGACCACGCTGCCGGTCAGCGGACTCGGTCCCTATTTCGTCAATGAAGCCGGCAAGCTGGCCTCCTTCGACCCCAGCGAGGTCGCCCCGGAGCGGGCGATCGAGAAGGTCCGGGCACCCGTGCTCCACCTGCATGGTGAAGCGGACGAGCTGATCCCGATTTCCCAAGGCTGGCGCATTGCCAGCCATGCGAAGGGCTCCAACTACCGCTTCGTCCCGATTTCCCGGGGAACGCACTATCACCTGCGGGCGGGTGACCCGGCGAAGTACAAGCGCGAGGTGGATGCGTTTCTGGACCGGATGGTGGATGGGAGGTGAAGGGATTGATTGCTTGTCCTCCAATGATGATCCATCAACACAGGTAGCCCATGAAAACCATTCTCGTCGTATTGGCCGCCTCGAATGCCTTGGCTTCAGGCCGCATCGGGGAGACCGCCGAGCAACTCGAGAGGCGTTACGGCAAACCAGTCCGAACCACTCACAACAGTAATTATTACGAAAAGGACGGCATCTCTATCACCACGGTCATGTGGAAGGATCGCTGCCATCTGATCCATTTCAGTCCGGTCATCTCCCCCCAGGACAACACGAAGAACTTCGGGATGAACCGGGGCAAGCTCACAAAGGAACAGA is drawn from Luteolibacter arcticus and contains these coding sequences:
- a CDS encoding Ppx/GppA phosphatase family protein gives rise to the protein MPATPVSDAPGSLVTAIHVGASSVSMMVAETLPDGTHQAVDFLEQPAPLARDVFRHGKVSAETTERIVEILHDYQHALSEYGADGRQVTRAVATNILIEATNHDIFLNRIRIACGLSINPIDDGEMTRLIYLKTRRRLKDTPAMKRRCALVVHVGPGNTRALLFQDGAITRYTSYRLGTHRTREATDASHAEGPSMLRVIREHTSGNLAQMRFDYHDVTLEGLVVIGYEIQQIARQLTKGAAGTAVSTKALQKLAVEASQMSELDLVNRYQIDYQTAEALLPALETNLAIAETFGLKELHVPASDYEQGILLDLLVSGSLAGTLDQEVLRSAKILASRYQSDPRHGEHVGKLCHHLFTELQDLHGMTKHDAMLLQVAAILHEVGTFVSPRAHHKHSEYIILNSEIFGLDRLDINMIAMIARYHRHSGPRTDHPNYRDLDTVDRIRVAKLSALLRVADALERTHDQRVHEIIVRRDDRRLRLALPGLHDAAVERLAMASKADLFEQVFGLEVVIDDAG
- a CDS encoding alpha/beta hydrolase, whose translation is MNRPGNTKRRRIKRRLAIAGVVLAVLGVVSCGFTTRLVSEAIVQPARKGVAAPLPEDLAARTFVLPDKVEMRVWEARPNELPKAAMLVLHGVSDSKASQVETLRYLARRGVFALAPDFRAHGDSGGKFATYGYLEKKDLTLLRKVVEKEFPGIPVGLWGTSYGGAVALQAMGADENFDFAIIESTFADLREIARDQVTMRTTLPVSGLGPYFVNEAGKLASFDPSEVAPERAIEKVRAPVLHLHGEADELIPISQGWRIASHAKGSNYRFVPISRGTHYHLRAGDPAKYKREVDAFLDRMVDGR
- a CDS encoding nuclear transport factor 2 family protein produces the protein MTSSPEIDLLRAAYAAFNARDIDAALPLMTPDVAWPRAFKGGFVRGPDEVRAYWTEQWSEIDPKVEPLAFYPQDSGQILVEVHQVVRDLTGTVLADERVGHRFTMAQGLIQGMEVCPLPSATAL
- a CDS encoding polyphosphate kinase 2 family protein, whose protein sequence is MKIGDALKHYRVKPGDKVALSAINAADASLYEGGKSASLELFDELRDELQELQKVLYAQNKHRVLIVLQAMDSGGKDGCVKHVFSRVDPQGVNVKAFKKPSEEELAHDFLWRVHQHVPGNGQIVIFNRSHYEDILAVRVKKLFGDEVWKRRYRHVIEFERMLAEEGTTIIKLFLHISKDEQKRRLESRLANPAKYWKFNPDDLSDRARWDDFQKGYEDLIEKTSTDQAPWFIIPGDRKWYRNLVVARIMVDVLRGLKMEFPTVNWDPRSVVIE
- a CDS encoding DUF2237 family protein — translated: MATERRNVIGGVLQACSTKPMTGFFRDGCCRTGRGDVGVHVICASVTEEFLAWSKARGNDLSTPRPEFDFPGLKPGDRWCLCAARWKEALDQGHAPAVVLEATHESALEFVDLADLRAHAMR
- the ppk1 gene encoding polyphosphate kinase 1 yields the protein MQLPFINRELSWLEFNQRVLNEALRSDLPLLERVKFLAISASNLDEFFQVRVGSLILLRRSGRKNPDPSGLTPVQQLAAIRKRVQQMTEDQYELFTKVLCPALHESGIRLLDTKDLSPAQTNKVAEAFHDSISPLLTPLAVVSGEEPPLVPALQLIVACRIADGETGAIRHALIPIPDGLGRRVSVGDAEGVAFVLIEDVVARHAGELFPGEVVEATACFRVTRNGDIAVQEEDADDLAGEMEDVLAARKLSGTVRLELPATLPRDLAKVIQEVCGAPSEGTYRLAGPLALSGFMDLAFTPGFDHLRDEDWPSQPSPDLEPGDSIFDAIGRRDLLLHHPYESFEPVMRLVEEAANDPQVVSIKQVLYRTAKQSRIIDALIRAAENGKAVTVLVELKARFDEARNLLRAEELQRAGAQIVYGVKGLKTHAKICLVVRREDGRLRRYVHLGTGNYNESTARLYTDISLLTCRPEYGSDASLFFNAVTGRSKLLRFQRFVPAPTAMKPRLLDLIASEAGRARQGEPARILAKVNSLQDPDIIAALYQASKAGVEIKLNVRGLCCLKTGDARHSKNIRVVSIIDRYLEHARIFYFHHGGDPEIFIASADWMGRNLDRRVELMVPVEDSRARRRLLRLLESCFQDNTQASKILPDGSSERLKPADGEKKFRAQDYFFREARRAAKARDHERAMTFEPHRPK